The following proteins are encoded in a genomic region of Synechococcus sp. ROS8604:
- a CDS encoding oxidoreductase: MGWTLKDIPDQTGRVALVTGANSGLGLETTRALLQKGATVLMACRSQRKSEAARRDLLDLGRTGVDLLDLDLSDLNIVERCANVVQERYGRLDLLINNAGLMAPPRRLSVQGFEMQFAVNHLGHMALTQRLLPLMEGRSDARVVTVTSGAQYFGKMQWSDLQGEQRYDRWSAYGQSKLANVMFALELNQRLQQQNSTVISLAAHPGLARTNLQPVSIAATGAWQESLAYRLMDPLFQSAAMGALPQLHAATASNAKGGEHFGPGGFASMRGMPTRQPVARTARDPQQRERLWTTSEDMIQSTMSKV; the protein is encoded by the coding sequence ATGGGCTGGACCCTGAAGGACATCCCAGACCAAACTGGACGCGTGGCCCTCGTCACCGGGGCCAACAGCGGCCTGGGCTTAGAAACCACGCGTGCGCTTTTGCAAAAAGGTGCCACCGTGCTCATGGCATGCCGCAGCCAACGCAAAAGCGAAGCGGCACGCCGTGACTTGCTGGATCTCGGCAGAACGGGCGTTGACCTGTTGGATCTTGATTTATCCGATCTCAACATTGTTGAACGTTGCGCCAACGTTGTCCAAGAGCGATACGGACGCCTGGACCTGTTGATCAACAACGCGGGCCTGATGGCACCGCCAAGACGGTTGAGCGTCCAAGGCTTCGAGATGCAGTTTGCTGTGAACCATCTTGGGCACATGGCTCTCACCCAAAGGCTTCTTCCCCTGATGGAAGGCCGCTCTGATGCGCGTGTGGTCACGGTGACCTCTGGCGCTCAATATTTCGGCAAAATGCAGTGGTCAGATCTGCAAGGTGAGCAGCGCTACGACCGATGGAGTGCCTACGGCCAAAGCAAATTGGCCAATGTGATGTTTGCGCTCGAGCTCAACCAGCGGCTTCAGCAGCAAAACAGCACCGTGATCTCTCTCGCCGCCCATCCAGGCCTGGCCCGTACCAATCTTCAACCAGTCTCCATTGCCGCGACCGGTGCCTGGCAAGAGTCCCTGGCCTACCGGCTCATGGATCCCTTATTCCAAAGTGCCGCGATGGGCGCACTGCCCCAATTGCATGCAGCAACAGCAAGCAACGCTAAGGGTGGAGAGCATTTCGGTCCAGGTGGGTTTGCCTCCATGCGTGGAATGCCAACACGTCAGCCTGTGGCCCGTACGGCCAGAGACCCCCAACAACGCGAGCGTCTTTGGACGACCAGCGAAGACATGATTCAATCCACAATGAGCAAGGTCTGA
- a CDS encoding ABC-2 family transporter protein has translation MRIFGLNRKIIRVLLGTEYAHMLEYRAEIALWALSGVLPFIMLSLWNGSDARGVLGMDGVGLDRYFLSAFLVRQFSVVWMIYAFEEDALTGRLSPYLLQPLHPLWRYVASHLGEQLTRLPFAAVITAIFFLIQPKAFWVPSLGHFVLAWLATWMAFSIAFLLQSLIASLCFWSEKASALERLLFIPFLFLSGLLAPITAFPPFVRTFAQWTPFPYLIDFPARVLAEQPVDMLAGFAIQLTWIVLLLPLVLLLWRAGVRRYSAMGA, from the coding sequence ATGCGGATTTTTGGACTCAATCGCAAAATTATTCGTGTTTTGTTGGGCACGGAATATGCCCATATGTTGGAATATCGAGCCGAAATTGCCCTGTGGGCTCTTTCTGGTGTGCTCCCTTTCATCATGCTCAGCCTTTGGAATGGCAGTGATGCGCGCGGAGTGTTGGGGATGGATGGTGTAGGCCTTGATCGTTATTTTTTAAGTGCTTTTTTGGTTCGGCAGTTTTCTGTTGTTTGGATGATTTACGCCTTTGAAGAAGATGCTCTCACTGGCAGATTGTCTCCTTATCTTCTTCAGCCACTTCATCCGCTTTGGCGTTATGTGGCAAGTCATCTTGGCGAGCAGCTCACGCGCTTGCCTTTTGCTGCGGTGATTACCGCGATCTTCTTTCTGATTCAGCCCAAGGCCTTCTGGGTGCCATCTTTGGGGCACTTTGTGCTGGCTTGGTTGGCCACATGGATGGCCTTCTCGATCGCTTTTCTGTTGCAAAGCCTGATTGCTTCCCTTTGTTTTTGGAGTGAGAAGGCCAGTGCTCTGGAGAGGTTGTTGTTTATTCCCTTTCTTTTCTTGTCTGGGCTTCTTGCTCCGATCACAGCATTCCCTCCCTTTGTGCGCACATTTGCTCAATGGACGCCATTCCCCTATCTGATTGACTTTCCGGCGCGCGTTTTAGCCGAACAGCCTGTGGACATGTTGGCTGGATTTGCAATCCAGTTGACCTGGATCGTGCTGCTGTTGCCGCTTGTTCTTCTGCTTTGGCGCGCTGGGGTTCGGCGTTACAGCGCGATGGGGGCCTGA
- a CDS encoding 2OG-Fe(II) oxygenase, with protein MSTDLIARYRNAGFEAVADGAMAFFDRRTDLQRAGVAFGPGGADEPAKVSTDISLVAIDRSDPDAFGLSEVISRGVAAGLERYLDERPLFRSVCPDQELFVMPIFNLQRYAPGEGFKQWHCDWTISDEATEPVHRVLAWILYCDTVEEAGTEFHWQNHHEPAERGKLVIFPAGPSHIHRGRVNPDLSKTIATGWINAGAQKEYLKRLAQS; from the coding sequence ATGTCTACAGACTTAATCGCTCGGTATCGCAACGCTGGTTTTGAAGCGGTGGCTGATGGTGCCATGGCCTTTTTTGATCGGCGCACGGATCTTCAGCGGGCTGGGGTGGCCTTTGGGCCAGGCGGTGCAGACGAACCGGCCAAGGTGTCTACGGATATCAGTTTGGTTGCGATTGATCGCAGTGATCCAGATGCCTTTGGATTATCTGAGGTGATCTCGCGCGGCGTGGCCGCTGGATTAGAGCGCTACCTAGACGAAAGACCTCTGTTCCGTTCGGTTTGCCCGGATCAGGAGTTGTTTGTGATGCCCATCTTCAACCTGCAGCGCTATGCGCCTGGAGAAGGTTTTAAGCAGTGGCATTGCGATTGGACCATCAGCGATGAAGCGACTGAGCCAGTGCATCGTGTCTTGGCTTGGATTCTTTATTGCGACACCGTGGAAGAGGCCGGTACGGAATTCCATTGGCAAAACCATCACGAACCTGCCGAACGCGGCAAATTAGTGATATTCCCAGCAGGCCCATCCCACATTCATCGGGGGCGTGTGAATCCAGATTTGAGCAAGACGATTGCAACAGGTTGGATTAATGCTGGGGCTCAGAAGGAGTACCTCAAGCGGCTTGCTCAGTCCTGA
- a CDS encoding Fur family transcriptional regulator, protein MKTQPSASRNRQQRLLEALRSSGDEMSGQQLHRLLENGASAMGLATVYRNLRQLQQQGLVRCRHLPTGEALYAPIEQDRHHLTCVDCGRTQTLDRCPIHGLSISTEEQSGFKMLFHTLEFFGICSECQHNQP, encoded by the coding sequence ATGAAGACCCAGCCGTCCGCAAGCCGAAATCGACAACAACGCCTGCTCGAAGCCTTGCGTAGCTCTGGCGACGAAATGAGTGGGCAACAGCTTCATCGTCTCTTAGAGAACGGGGCTAGCGCCATGGGACTCGCCACGGTGTACAGGAACCTCAGGCAACTGCAGCAACAGGGTCTTGTGCGCTGCCGGCATTTACCCACCGGGGAGGCCCTTTATGCCCCGATTGAACAGGACCGTCATCACCTCACCTGCGTGGACTGTGGAAGGACCCAAACATTGGATCGTTGCCCGATTCACGGACTCTCCATCTCAACCGAAGAACAGTCTGGCTTCAAAATGTTGTTCCACACCTTGGAATTCTTCGGCATTTGCTCTGAGTGCCAACACAATCAGCCTTAA
- a CDS encoding valine--tRNA ligase: MSDLAKTYDPVGTEARWQKAWEDEGAFHPDPEAEGEPFAVVIPPPNVTGSLHMGHAFNTALIDTIVRYQRLAGKNVLCLPGTDHASIAVQTILEKQLKEEGKTRHDLGREAFLERAWQWKAESGGRIVDQLRRLGYSVDWKRQRFTLDEGLSEAVKEAFVRLHEQGLIYRGEYLVNWCPASGSAVSDLEVEMKEVDGHLWHFRYPLSSGDGHLEVATTRPETMLGDTAVAVNPSDERYAHLVGQTLDLPFTGRQIPIVSDDHVEKEFGTGCVKVTPAHDPNDFAIGQRHGLAQITVMRKNGTMNAEAGRFEGMDRFEARQAVVAALDEEGLLVKVEDYRHSVPHSDRGKVPVEPLLSTQWFVNTEPLAARCREALEKQDPRFIPERWEKVYRDWLTDIRDWCISRQLWWGHRIPAWFVISETGGNYTDTTPYVVARNEADALAQAKEKFGAEARIEQDEDVLDTWFSSGLWPFSTLGWPDENAPDFQRWYPTSTLITGFDIIFFWVARMTMMAGAFTGEMPFKDVYIHGLVRDEQNRKMSKSAGNGIDPLLLIERYGTDALRFALVREVAGAGQDIRLDYDRKKDTSATVEASRNFANKLWNATRFALMNLGGAIPAELGEPEVSALQLADRWILSRLARVNRETAARYSSYALGEAAKGLYEFAWNDVCDWYLELSKRRLNPGEEPSAAALADQHTAKQVLAKVISQMHVMLHPLMPHLTEELWHSVTAEPDITLLALQPWPAVDEVALDDGLEASFSELIAAIRVVRNLRAVAGLKPSQSVPVRFVTSRPELMAVLEQGTPDITALTRAESVELMTQAQAEAAPVAKALAGISGELQVLLPIEGLVDLEALQGRLEKDIAKAEKEIKGLAGRLSNPNFADKAPQEVVAECKAKLAEAEAQADLARRRLADLG, encoded by the coding sequence GTGTCGGATCTGGCCAAGACCTATGACCCGGTTGGTACAGAAGCCAGATGGCAGAAGGCTTGGGAGGACGAGGGAGCCTTTCATCCGGATCCTGAGGCTGAGGGTGAACCGTTTGCGGTCGTGATCCCGCCGCCCAATGTCACCGGCAGCCTGCATATGGGGCATGCCTTTAATACGGCTCTGATCGATACGATCGTGCGCTATCAACGGTTGGCGGGCAAAAATGTGCTTTGTCTGCCGGGCACGGATCACGCTTCGATCGCAGTGCAGACGATCCTTGAGAAGCAGCTGAAGGAAGAGGGCAAGACGCGCCATGACCTTGGCCGTGAGGCCTTCTTGGAGCGGGCCTGGCAGTGGAAAGCAGAAAGTGGTGGTCGCATTGTCGACCAGTTGCGCCGGTTGGGGTATTCCGTCGACTGGAAGCGACAACGCTTCACGTTGGATGAAGGTCTTAGCGAGGCGGTGAAAGAGGCCTTCGTTCGTCTCCATGAGCAGGGCTTGATCTACCGCGGTGAATACCTGGTGAATTGGTGTCCTGCCTCGGGCTCCGCGGTGAGTGACCTGGAGGTGGAGATGAAAGAGGTGGATGGCCATCTCTGGCATTTTCGCTACCCGCTCAGCAGTGGGGATGGCCATCTCGAGGTGGCCACGACGCGGCCAGAAACCATGCTCGGTGATACGGCAGTAGCAGTGAACCCCAGCGATGAGCGCTATGCCCATCTCGTCGGTCAGACCCTTGACCTTCCTTTTACGGGCCGTCAGATCCCGATCGTTTCCGACGATCACGTGGAGAAAGAGTTCGGCACTGGCTGCGTCAAGGTCACACCGGCCCATGACCCCAATGACTTTGCGATTGGGCAGCGTCACGGTTTGGCTCAGATCACGGTGATGCGCAAGAACGGCACGATGAATGCCGAAGCCGGCCGCTTCGAAGGCATGGATCGCTTTGAGGCGCGTCAGGCTGTGGTGGCAGCCCTCGACGAGGAGGGTTTGTTGGTCAAGGTGGAGGACTATCGGCACAGCGTTCCCCACTCCGACCGGGGCAAGGTGCCAGTGGAGCCCCTGCTCTCTACCCAGTGGTTTGTGAACACCGAGCCTCTCGCAGCTCGCTGTCGAGAAGCACTCGAGAAACAGGACCCTCGCTTTATTCCTGAGCGCTGGGAAAAGGTCTATCGCGACTGGCTCACGGATATTCGCGACTGGTGCATCAGCCGTCAGTTGTGGTGGGGCCATCGCATCCCCGCCTGGTTTGTGATTAGTGAAACCGGCGGCAACTACACCGACACCACTCCTTATGTGGTGGCTCGGAATGAAGCCGATGCGCTAGCCCAAGCCAAAGAAAAGTTTGGAGCTGAGGCCCGCATTGAGCAGGACGAAGACGTGCTCGACACCTGGTTTTCCAGTGGGTTGTGGCCGTTTTCAACCCTGGGTTGGCCTGATGAGAATGCACCTGATTTTCAGCGTTGGTACCCCACCAGCACCCTGATCACGGGTTTCGACATCATCTTTTTCTGGGTGGCCAGGATGACGATGATGGCCGGCGCCTTCACCGGTGAGATGCCTTTCAAGGACGTTTATATCCACGGCCTGGTGCGGGACGAGCAGAACCGCAAGATGAGCAAAAGCGCCGGCAACGGGATCGATCCGCTTTTGTTGATTGAGCGCTATGGCACCGATGCCCTGCGTTTCGCCTTGGTGCGGGAGGTGGCGGGTGCGGGTCAGGACATCCGCCTGGACTACGACCGCAAGAAGGACACCTCCGCCACGGTTGAGGCCTCCCGTAACTTCGCGAACAAACTCTGGAATGCCACCCGGTTCGCCTTGATGAATCTGGGTGGGGCCATACCAGCAGAGCTGGGGGAGCCAGAGGTTTCAGCGTTGCAGCTTGCCGACCGCTGGATTTTGTCGCGGTTGGCGCGCGTGAACCGGGAAACGGCAGCGCGATACAGCAGTTACGCCCTTGGTGAAGCTGCAAAAGGTTTGTATGAATTCGCTTGGAACGATGTTTGCGATTGGTACTTGGAACTGAGCAAGCGACGCCTAAATCCAGGCGAGGAGCCCAGCGCTGCAGCGTTGGCGGATCAGCACACGGCCAAACAAGTGCTGGCCAAGGTGATCAGCCAAATGCATGTGATGTTGCATCCGTTGATGCCCCATCTCACTGAAGAGCTATGGCACAGCGTGACGGCTGAGCCCGACATCACGTTGTTAGCGCTTCAGCCTTGGCCGGCTGTGGACGAGGTTGCTTTGGATGATGGCTTGGAAGCGTCTTTTTCCGAGTTGATCGCTGCGATCCGAGTGGTTCGTAATTTGCGAGCTGTGGCGGGCTTAAAGCCATCCCAATCGGTGCCCGTTCGTTTCGTGACGAGCCGCCCAGAGCTGATGGCAGTGTTGGAGCAAGGGACTCCTGATATCACCGCGCTCACGCGAGCGGAATCGGTGGAGTTGATGACGCAGGCTCAGGCCGAGGCTGCACCTGTTGCGAAAGCACTCGCTGGCATCAGCGGTGAGTTGCAGGTGTTGCTGCCCATTGAAGGCCTTGTGGATCTGGAAGCGCTTCAGGGTCGTCTTGAAAAAGACATCGCCAAAGCAGAGAAGGAGATCAAGGGGCTAGCAGGACGCCTCAGCAATCCCAACTTTGCGGACAAGGCTCCGCAAGAGGTGGTGGCTGAATGCAAGGCAAAGCTTGCTGAAGCGGAGGCTCAGGCTGACCTGGCACGCAGACGGTTGGCGGATTTGGGATGA
- a CDS encoding ATP-binding cassette domain-containing protein, with translation MIEVEGLSKIYRVADKQPGLSGTLKHFMRRRHRDVHAVRDISFSIAPGEMVGFLGANGAGKTTTLKMLCGLIYPSAGQVVVAGHQPQKRHPDFLRRITLVMGQKQQLLWDLPPMDSLRVNAAVYGISDRDAKRRISELSDLLELGEELTRPVRKLSLGQRMKAELLAALLHQPEVLFLDEPTLGLDVNAQSRVRQFLADYNQRTGATVLLTSHYMADITALCPRVLLIHQGHLFHDGPLDRLASRLAPERHVRLELAAPVGAEAFAGLGRLDSCCDCEVNLRVQPDELTAVVAQLLERFEVRDLEVNDPPIDQLIGDLFRQGSV, from the coding sequence GTGATCGAGGTTGAAGGCCTCAGCAAGATTTACCGGGTTGCCGACAAGCAACCGGGTTTATCTGGAACCTTGAAACACTTCATGCGCAGGCGACACCGTGATGTGCACGCCGTGCGTGACATCAGCTTCAGCATTGCCCCTGGAGAGATGGTGGGATTTCTTGGTGCCAATGGCGCCGGGAAAACCACCACCTTGAAGATGTTGTGTGGGTTGATCTATCCCAGTGCAGGTCAGGTGGTCGTTGCAGGTCATCAACCACAAAAGCGACATCCCGATTTTTTGCGTCGGATCACACTGGTGATGGGGCAAAAGCAGCAATTGCTTTGGGATCTGCCGCCGATGGATTCCTTGAGGGTTAATGCTGCTGTGTATGGCATTAGTGATCGGGACGCCAAGCGCCGTATCTCCGAGCTGTCTGATTTATTGGAGTTGGGTGAGGAGCTCACCCGTCCTGTTCGCAAGTTGTCGTTGGGCCAGCGCATGAAAGCTGAGCTGCTCGCTGCCTTGCTTCACCAACCTGAGGTGTTGTTTCTTGATGAGCCCACCCTTGGCTTGGATGTGAATGCGCAGTCGAGGGTGCGGCAGTTTTTAGCGGACTACAACCAAAGAACTGGTGCCACTGTGCTGCTCACGAGCCATTACATGGCCGATATCACTGCCCTATGTCCGCGCGTGTTGTTGATTCATCAGGGGCATTTGTTCCATGACGGCCCGCTTGATCGCTTGGCCAGTCGGCTCGCGCCTGAGCGCCATGTTCGTCTGGAACTTGCTGCACCCGTTGGGGCTGAAGCGTTTGCGGGCCTTGGCCGGCTCGACAGTTGCTGCGACTGCGAGGTCAACTTGCGTGTGCAGCCTGATGAGCTCACGGCTGTGGTGGCCCAACTGTTGGAACGCTTTGAAGTGCGTGATCTGGAGGTGAATGATCCCCCGATTGATCAGCTGATTGGTGATTTGTTTCGCCAGGGAAGCGTCTAA
- a CDS encoding protein phosphatase has protein sequence MFGMSLPDPDQLQGTLVDFALLELIRQHRLSFQPLWTVDSWVKLMIWLALNCGLSTDKESFEHFAQALGERITTRMRRTFFERELGDLELHVLADPADSQVLLLSQAPQDPSVLAPECLTRALKRVDLLELVSADRSEWQALDGVVAIPWKRPES, from the coding sequence ATGTTCGGTATGAGCCTTCCGGATCCTGATCAACTGCAGGGAACCCTTGTGGACTTTGCTCTTTTGGAGCTGATTCGACAGCACCGCCTCAGTTTTCAACCGCTTTGGACTGTGGATAGCTGGGTCAAATTAATGATCTGGCTTGCGCTGAATTGCGGACTATCCACGGATAAGGAGAGTTTTGAGCATTTCGCTCAGGCCCTTGGTGAACGGATTACCACTCGGATGCGCCGCACATTTTTTGAGCGAGAGCTGGGTGATCTTGAGCTCCATGTTTTGGCGGATCCAGCGGATTCTCAGGTGCTGTTGCTGTCTCAGGCTCCACAAGATCCTTCAGTTTTGGCTCCCGAGTGTTTGACCCGTGCCTTAAAGCGGGTTGATTTGTTGGAGCTTGTGAGTGCCGATCGCAGCGAGTGGCAAGCTCTCGATGGTGTTGTTGCGATTCCCTGGAAACGTCCTGAATCCTGA
- a CDS encoding mechanosensitive ion channel family protein, with amino-acid sequence MKEEIIQDVNLIHSNTGVLIGTVVLILLWLVLGLMERRGQHLGGMIARAIRKPLLLGLSSSLYLGWLGRQIANNVEWLDGSNAIKLSATITILAVMWALSRLGHAVMETRRFERWLQMDDPKDRSMAISFIGRIYTILILVIGSGALMLTFGIPATALAALAGGAGVGLAFGTQNISQNFFSGFMLFFNRPFKEGDWISTDGMEGTVENIGWYHTRLRTFERRPMYIPNAVFATNSIINPGQMYNRRILANIGLRYEDIPAMDTITKQVRELLKSHNAIDTNQIILVHFNAWESSSLNLQVYCFTKTTNWQDYLDIQQEVFLGIAKIVKNNNADFAFNCTTLYPAPNLKPEQLFPSN; translated from the coding sequence ATGAAAGAAGAGATCATTCAAGACGTGAATTTGATCCACTCCAACACTGGAGTCTTGATTGGAACTGTGGTCCTCATCCTGCTCTGGCTTGTCCTTGGGCTGATGGAGCGGAGAGGGCAACATCTTGGAGGAATGATCGCGAGAGCAATCCGTAAGCCATTGCTGCTAGGACTCAGCTCCTCTCTGTATTTGGGCTGGCTGGGTCGTCAAATCGCCAACAATGTGGAATGGCTTGATGGCAGCAATGCCATAAAACTCTCAGCCACCATCACAATCCTCGCCGTCATGTGGGCGCTGAGCCGATTAGGCCATGCCGTGATGGAGACCAGGCGTTTTGAGCGCTGGCTCCAGATGGACGACCCGAAAGATCGGTCGATGGCCATCAGTTTTATCGGCCGGATCTACACCATCTTGATCCTGGTGATTGGCTCTGGCGCCTTGATGCTCACCTTCGGCATTCCAGCCACTGCCCTCGCTGCTCTGGCAGGTGGTGCAGGCGTCGGCCTGGCCTTCGGAACGCAAAATATCTCCCAAAACTTTTTTTCCGGTTTCATGCTGTTCTTCAACCGTCCCTTTAAGGAGGGAGATTGGATCAGTACGGACGGAATGGAAGGAACCGTTGAAAACATCGGCTGGTATCACACACGCCTACGCACCTTTGAGCGCCGACCAATGTATATCCCCAACGCAGTCTTTGCGACCAATAGCATCATCAATCCTGGACAGATGTATAACCGCCGGATCCTGGCCAATATTGGCTTGCGATATGAAGACATCCCGGCGATGGATACGATTACCAAACAAGTGCGCGAACTCCTCAAAAGCCACAACGCCATTGACACGAATCAGATCATTCTTGTGCACTTCAATGCTTGGGAAAGCTCATCCCTCAATCTTCAGGTTTACTGTTTCACTAAAACCACAAATTGGCAGGATTACCTAGACATTCAGCAGGAAGTTTTTCTGGGGATTGCAAAAATCGTGAAAAACAATAATGCCGATTTCGCCTTCAATTGCACAACTCTCTATCCCGCGCCCAATTTAAAACCAGAGCAACTATTCCCCTCCAATTGA
- a CDS encoding mechanosensitive ion channel family protein: MTLSMSYLITINPGAILNELLSWLAYLSRATVVLQLLLVGVVMVAEQRGALRRRVEHRLVPEYIRVLIGPLLLLISSSLFLLVGLPWGLLRYFGLLWLGWMSFTPLKTLISRINKKFPVDELESTFLRPIYVIVASTSFIRLMGSTENLAQTPVANLFGVELTLGRIYLAIIAVYVIMTLSSRPATFLAWLSGVLFGVRPRNRRGLELLFRYSVITVGIIGVAYFIGIDGTAFIAIAGGLSVGIGFGIKEIISNFISSIWLLFEGSVRPGEILMINGDPCTVRKLGLRATQLRRGRDGAELLIPNQNFFTQEATSFTATETSRRDGVVVGAAYEHDPDIIVELLKTIAEKHKKVLEYPPVNAFVIDFAESSINYKVLFWVSNPLDAFEVGSDIRRTIWKQFEQKGITIPFPQRQVYPMEWPPSLQQSLHSTGGGGVVTQGVQPELTGSDEKPHSEA, encoded by the coding sequence ATGACTCTTTCCATGTCTTATCTCATCACTATCAACCCAGGGGCAATTCTCAACGAGCTCCTGAGCTGGTTGGCATATCTGAGTCGTGCGACTGTGGTTCTCCAACTCCTTTTAGTTGGAGTTGTGATGGTGGCAGAACAACGTGGCGCACTGCGGCGCCGCGTAGAGCACAGGCTGGTTCCTGAGTACATCCGAGTGCTGATCGGTCCCCTACTGCTTTTAATCAGTTCCAGTCTTTTCCTTTTAGTGGGCTTGCCATGGGGATTACTACGCTATTTCGGGCTCCTCTGGCTGGGATGGATGTCATTCACACCCTTAAAAACATTAATTTCACGCATCAACAAAAAGTTTCCTGTTGATGAATTAGAAAGCACATTTTTAAGACCAATCTACGTCATCGTGGCCTCAACCTCCTTCATAAGATTAATGGGGAGCACAGAGAATTTGGCACAAACTCCTGTTGCGAACCTATTTGGAGTTGAGCTCACTCTGGGAAGAATTTACCTCGCGATAATAGCCGTTTATGTAATCATGACGCTCTCCTCAAGGCCTGCAACATTTCTCGCATGGCTTAGTGGTGTGCTGTTTGGAGTCCGCCCCAGAAACAGGCGCGGCTTGGAACTCCTATTTCGCTACAGCGTGATCACCGTTGGCATCATTGGCGTGGCTTACTTCATCGGCATCGACGGAACTGCGTTCATCGCCATCGCTGGCGGATTGTCTGTTGGCATCGGCTTTGGCATTAAGGAAATCATCTCCAATTTCATCAGCAGCATCTGGTTGCTGTTTGAGGGATCAGTTCGCCCCGGAGAGATTCTGATGATCAACGGCGACCCCTGCACAGTGCGAAAACTGGGGCTTAGAGCGACACAATTACGACGCGGACGTGATGGAGCCGAACTATTGATTCCGAATCAAAACTTCTTCACGCAAGAAGCCACATCATTCACCGCAACGGAAACATCAAGACGTGATGGAGTGGTCGTTGGTGCCGCCTACGAGCACGACCCAGACATCATCGTGGAGCTATTAAAAACAATTGCAGAAAAACACAAAAAAGTTCTGGAATACCCTCCAGTCAATGCTTTTGTGATCGACTTCGCAGAGTCTTCGATTAATTACAAGGTTCTTTTCTGGGTCTCCAACCCCCTCGATGCCTTTGAAGTCGGTAGTGATATACGACGAACAATCTGGAAGCAATTTGAACAGAAAGGAATCACCATTCCATTCCCACAACGTCAGGTCTATCCAATGGAGTGGCCTCCCAGCCTGCAACAAAGCCTGCACTCAACTGGAGGCGGAGGTGTAGTGACGCAAGGCGTACAGCCAGAACTGACGGGCAGCGATGAAAAACCCCACAGCGAGGCCTAA
- a CDS encoding ABC transporter permease: MGRYFKSLRRFWGTAVASQLEYQLNVVIELVAVGLSLLGSLFMLSLFFGPGRALGGWSWNEALIVQGFYTVLDGVASTWLRPNLSSIVTHVREGTLDFILLKPIDSQFWLSLRTISPAGLPEIVLGLLLVIWGGQQAGASLSPGGFAVVLLMLLAGGLILYSLWFLIAATSIWFVKTWNATEVLRAVLASGRYPVAAYPAPLHLLFTIVIPVAFLTTVPAEVVLGRANAPTLWLGLGLAVGFFIAARQFWLYALRHYTSASS; encoded by the coding sequence ATGGGGCGTTATTTCAAAAGTCTCCGTCGATTCTGGGGAACAGCCGTGGCTTCGCAGCTGGAGTATCAACTCAATGTTGTGATTGAGCTGGTAGCTGTTGGCTTGAGTTTGCTTGGCAGCTTATTCATGCTGTCGCTCTTTTTTGGACCAGGACGAGCGTTGGGTGGCTGGAGCTGGAATGAAGCCTTGATTGTTCAAGGTTTTTATACCGTTCTCGATGGTGTGGCGAGCACTTGGTTGCGCCCCAACCTGTCTTCGATCGTGACCCATGTGCGAGAAGGCACGCTTGATTTCATCTTGCTCAAGCCAATTGACAGTCAGTTTTGGTTGTCGTTGCGAACGATCTCGCCAGCAGGGTTGCCGGAGATCGTCCTTGGTTTGTTGTTAGTGATTTGGGGTGGGCAACAGGCTGGCGCTTCGTTGTCGCCAGGAGGCTTTGCGGTGGTGTTGCTGATGCTCTTGGCTGGTGGATTGATCCTGTATTCCCTTTGGTTTTTAATTGCAGCGACCAGCATTTGGTTTGTGAAAACCTGGAATGCAACGGAGGTTTTGCGGGCTGTGTTGGCCTCTGGTCGCTATCCCGTAGCGGCCTACCCAGCCCCCTTGCATTTGCTGTTTACCATAGTGATTCCGGTGGCATTTCTAACAACTGTTCCGGCTGAAGTTGTACTGGGACGGGCAAACGCCCCCACGCTCTGGCTTGGATTAGGCCTCGCTGTGGGGTTTTTCATCGCTGCCCGTCAGTTCTGGCTGTACGCCTTGCGTCACTACACCTCCGCCTCCAGTTGA